In the genome of Thunnus albacares chromosome 16, fThuAlb1.1, whole genome shotgun sequence, the window TATGAGTTATCGTGCTGCAGAATTTTGAACTTGAAGTTTGGACAGGATGTATTGACAGACAAGAATACAGCAAATTATAGTAGTCCAAGCAGGATGTAATGAAAGCATGAATGACAGTTTCCAGATTCTTAGCTGATAATAAAAAAGATCTAATTTTTTAGATATTCCGAAGGTCCAGAAAGCACGATTGAATCACCAACTTCACCTGTTGGTCAAAGTTTAAGTTTGTTGACAGTGCAGAATTGTTATCAAGTTTGGTGAATATACTGACCTCCGAGCAGCCTGCCAGCTACCTCCAAGGTGCAGTGCTCTGAGACACCACAGGATGCCAGAGAGGCTTCATTCTCCAGTGGGCACCCGGCAAGCAACAGCACCTGATCCTCGACCAGGAGACCCTCCAGAGTCTGGACATGAGCCTGAGGGACACcaaaaaataagcatttttcaTGGTCCCCTTATAACCAGGTGACTACTTTCTGTTCAAGAAGGTCTGGTGCAATCTCAGCTACATGTTAACATTTTACCTTAATGTCTGCGACAGTCTCCTGTCCAGTCACCTCAAGGGTGTGAGTGTTCTGGGCACGCAAGAAAAGCTGCATGATGATgctggaagaaaaacaagattgCTCAAAGTCCATTATCAATATAACTATTGCGGAAATCAGTTTATGGCTTGAGTTTTTTATGACAGCAGATACGGTATGTCTGAGATGGCAAAATCAGTTTTAACGACAAAATACACCCCGTTATTGAACTGGCACAATTAAAATGTAAGAGAACCAGCGCAAAGCAGCGTGTCGGAGTTGGACCATACTCTCGGTATCAAGCTAGCGCTATGCTAGCTCAACTAGCCACATGGGGCACGCGTACCATTAAGTCGcgtaaaaacacatgaaatgtaACATAACTGTTGAAAATGAGGTACAACTCCTGACATGTGGTAATATATGTCTTTTAATTGAATAACAGTGTATGTTAGTGTCTTAAAAAATTAGGATTTTTCACTTAATTTGCCCAGGCCTTACCTCGTTTGATGCTAGTCGTTCAACGAAGAGCATAGAAAGGGCTGTTTAAGGGACGGTACTGCGCATGTGCCAGCTTTACGTAGACCAGTTCGGAAGCGGTAGTCACGCCCATCGCACTGGGGGCTGGTAATTGTAGTTCTCATGCTAAAATATAATACGTAACACATTAATACGTCTAGTGTGTTTCTACTTGTAGGTCATTATATTTGCTTTATAACAGCACAAAGATGAATTAACCTCAGACAGACACAATCATTATATTAAGAGGCTGCGTTTAAGCAGTTTTAGGTTCATTTTGAGCATTTTAGTAGTTTCAAACTGGATTAATTCTTCCATACCTAATTTAGCAGTTAATAAATTAAGCTGGCACTACTTCACTATTCACACTAATCACTCAATACAGACAAACTACCATTTATTATTACACAAACTATTATCATTGGATCATTTGCACTTGGTACTGAATGTTGGAACATCTGGGAGACTCCATGTGCTTGGAAATACGTACTTAATTGAAGgattgattgtgtgtgtgtgtgtgtgtgtgtgtgtgtgtgtgtaatgtctcTTCAAAGCTCAAGTTATCAACAGCAACAGCCATTTATGAATCATAAGGAATGACAAAAATCAACAAGAGAAACTTCAGGATATCAATCTCTTTATTATGAAatcaagtcaaaataaaaaacgAGGaactcttcatttttctttatgGAAACATAaccatgaaatattaaaaatctttCAATTTGAGAAGGAGAAACACATGACTCAGAGGTACATCAAAGAATGCCTCCTTTAAACTTTTAGCAATAAGAGACCAAACTAAGTCATCCAATCTAAAAATTAATAATCCTTTATCACACAGGGAAAAATAAATCTGCCTTCACAAACAACATGCATTAAAGAACCTAAAAAAGCAGCCAGTGTTGGAGATGACATTGTAGCaaataatgtctttttaaacaACATGACTGATCAATATGACTGCCACGGAGTGCCAAGTGTATTATATTCAaaccaacagctacaacatGTAATTAAACTAATTAGCACACTTTAAATCAGAGAACTTATCAATTAAATCCGCTCCTGTAGTTTTTAGATTGAAAACCTAAACACATTTGACCCTCCATGACACCATGTTAAACAGCCTTGCTAAGAGATGTAGGCAGATCATAAAGGATTCTTTCCGCTGAGTCTCCATCTTCATGTCAGTATTTTGTCCATCATGTAGGAGGAGGGGGATAGTAATGGTTATACTGGGCATACTGGTTGTACTGCCCCCAAGAGTTTTGTCCCCAACCGGCGTATTGTTGCTAAAAAGGTGGAGAACGTGAAAAAAAGTTGAGAAATGTATCACTGAACATCACTTATAGCAGCTTCTCACTAGGAAATACAAGCTGTAAATAGCAATCCGTACACACTTTTAAGAAACATGAACTGAAACTGAGGGACACTTTCAGTGTCATCAACAGATCAGATATGAAACCCAC includes:
- the faua gene encoding FAU ubiquitin like and ribosomal protein S30 fusion a, yielding MQLFLRAQNTHTLEVTGQETVADIKAHVQTLEGLLVEDQVLLLAGCPLENEASLASCGVSEHCTLEVAGRLLGGKVHGSLARAGKVRGQTPKVDKQEKKKKKTGRAKRRIQYNRRFVNVVPTFGKKKGPNANS